One segment of Carya illinoinensis cultivar Pawnee chromosome 1, C.illinoinensisPawnee_v1, whole genome shotgun sequence DNA contains the following:
- the LOC122276290 gene encoding uncharacterized protein LOC122276290: MEVLQTWRVRFSFRNATIAFCFLNVVAALLLLQSFFSSASSRNRISTSQFTSAQIQYIKESEQIRLAMQPLELIKRVMEIEQEAYAKPETVQQKDTKQTAAVDLSKRLKDFRSLNDAGSLKALEEWRKRKMERARQRELGKNGSGTSQA; the protein is encoded by the exons ATGGAGGTACTGCAGACATGGAGAGTGAGATTCTCCTTCAGGAACGCAACTATTGCGTTCTGCTTCTTGAACGTCGTCGCCGCTCTTCTCTTGCTTCAGAGCTTCTTCTCTTCTGCCTCTTCCCGCAACAGAATCTCCACATCTCAATTCACTtctg CTCAAATCCAGTATATCAAAGAATCTGAACAGATCCGCCTTGCTATGCAACCATTGGAACTGATCAAAAGA GTGATGGAAATTGAGCAAGAAGCATATGCAAAGCCAGAGACGGTCCAACAGAAAGATACAAAGCAAACTGCTGCAGTTGATCTTTCTAAAAGGTTGAAGGATTTTCGTTCCCTAAACGATGCTGGCAGCTTgaaag CTTTGGAGGAATGGCGTAAACGGAAGATGGAACGTGCAAGACAGCGGGAACTAGGAAAAAATGGATCTGGCACCTCTCAAGCTTGA
- the LOC122276299 gene encoding glutamyl-tRNA(Gln) amidotransferase subunit B, chloroplastic/mitochondrial: MSTTMASTFLRSIQKHPLMLYPTALFIRKNGVLYCTMKNTEVQTATQEKQKPRIKVPPRTQTITTNNVSKDYEAVIGIETHVQLNTLTKAFCSCPYNYGSPPNTSVCPICMGLPGALPVLNSKVIEYAVKLGLALNCKLSSNSKFDRKQYFYPDLPKGYQISQFDVPIATGGYLDLDLPVEFGGGHRKFGITRVHMEEDAGKLLHSESGSYSQVDLNRAGVPLLEIVSEPDMRTGIEAAEYAAELQRLVRYLGVSNGNMQEGSLRCDVNVSIRPIGQSQFGTKVEIKNLNSFSSVSRAIDFEISRQVQLHSQGQGDQIIQETRLWEEGAQKTVTMRKKEGLADYRYFPEPDLPGVILTKEYVDAIRDSLPEAPEMKRRRYEKMGLSMQDVLFLANDINVAQFFDATIAKGADVKLATNWIMSDIAAYMKNEKLTINEIKLVPQELAELIASIKGGTISGKIGKEILFELLAKGGTVKGLIKEKDLVQIVDPVEIGKMVDKVLTENPQQLEQYRGGKTKLQGYFAGQVMKVSKGKANPGLLNKILLEKLNAKS; the protein is encoded by the exons ATGAGTACCACGATGGCTTCCACTTTTTTAAGAAGCATTCAAAAGCACCCATTGATGTTATACCCAACTGCATTGTTTATAAGAAAGAATGGTGTTTTATATTGCACTATGAAAAACACAGAAGTCCAAACAGCCACCCAAGAAAAGCAAAAGCCCCGAATCAAAGTTCCACCACGCACCCAGACCATAACAACCAATAACGTCTCAAAAGATTATGAAGCAGTCATTGGTATAGAAACCCATGTGCAACTCAACACTCTCACCAAAGCCTTCTGCAGTTGCCCTTACAATTATGGGTCTCCTCCAAACACCAGTGTCTGCCCCATTTGCATGGGTCTTCCTGGCGCTTTGCCAGTTTTGAACTCAAAGGTCATTGAGTATGCCGTGAAATTGGGTCTTGCACTCAATTGCAAGTTGTCTTCGAACTCAAAATTTGATAGGAAACAGTACTTTTACCCTGACCTTCCAAAGGGCTACCAAATATCGCAGTTTGATGTTCCTATTGCAACTGGTGGTTACCTTGATTTGGATCTTCCGGTGGAGTTTGGTGGTGGGCACCGGAAATTTGGCATTACAAGGGTTCACATGGAAGAAGATGCAGGAAAGCTACTTCATTCGGAAAGTGGAAGTTACTCCCAG GTTGATTTAAATAGAGCAGGGGTTCCCTTACTTGAGATTGTTTCTGAACCTGATATGAGAACTGGTATTGAAGCTGCGGAATATGCAGCAGAACTACAGAGGTTAGTTCGGTATTTGGGAGTTAGTAATGGTAATATGCAAGAAGGTTCACTTCGTTGTGATGTCAATGTATCAATTCGACCAATTGGGCAGTCACAGTTTGGGACAAAG gttgagataaaaaatttaaactcttTCTCGTCAGTGAGTAGGGCCAttgattttgaaatttcaaGGCAGGTGCAGCTTCATAGCCAAGGGCAGGGTGATCAAATTATACAGGAAACTCGTCTTTGGGAAGAAGGCGCACAG AAAACAGTTACAATGAGGAAAAAAGAAGGGCTTGCTGATTATCGATATTTCCCAGAACCAGACCTTCCTGGAGTTATCCTCACTAAAGAATACGTTGATGCTATTCGTGATTCATTACCAGAAGCTCCAGAAATGAAGCGTCGGAGGTATGAGAAGATGGGCCTAAGCATGCAGGATGTTCTTTTCCTTGCAAATGACATTAAT GTTGCACAATTTTTTGATGCAACTATTGCAAAGGGAGCTGATGTGAAGCTGGCTACCAATTGGATAATGAGTGATATTGCTGCCtacatgaaaaatgaaaagttgaCCATAAATGAGATTAAGTTAGTCCCCCAGGAGCTAGCCGAATTGATAGCTTCCATAAAAGGTGGGACCATTAGTGGAAAGATTGGGAAAGAG ATATTGTTTGAGCTACTAGCCAAAGGTGGAACTGTCAAGGGACTGATAAAAGAAAAGGATTTGGTTCAG ATAGTAGATCCTGTGGAGATCGGGAAAATGGTAGATAAAGTACTTACAGAGAACCCACAACAGCTGGAGCAATATCGTGGGGGCAAAACTAAGCTACAAGGTTATTTTGCTGGCCAG GTAATGAAAGTGTCAAAAGGTAAAGCGAATCCCGGGCTTCTAAACAAGATACTTTTGGAGAAATTAAACGCCAAAAGCTGA
- the LOC122276318 gene encoding uncharacterized protein LOC122276318, with protein sequence MQGGTPTTRKVMVIAEPTRESAIALQYTLSHAIFEQDELILLHVGKYPSSRRNTFSTFMRRPKVGSSSAIACSDVGGGNVDFLEEMKHACKVAQPKLLVSVKRVEMEGKDKAGVILFLSKMLNIDLIFIGQRRSLSSSILGCRRPGGSMRGVEDTAEYLIENSNCNCVGVQKKGQNAGYLLNTKTHKNFWLLA encoded by the exons ATGCAAGGTGGGACTCCGACGACaaggaaggtcatggtgatagCAGAGCCAACCCGAGAGTCAGCGATCGCACTACAATACACTCTATCCCATGCAATATTTGAGCAAGATGAATTGATTCTCCTCCACGTTGGGAAGTACCCAAGCTCGAGGCGAAACACATTCTCTACATTCATGAGGAGGCCTAAGGTAGGCTCCTCTTCCGCCATTGCATGCTCAGATGTAGGTGGAGGGAACGTGGATTTTCTCGAAGAaatgaagcatgcatgcaaGGTTGCTCAGCCGAAGCTTCTTGTAAGTGTAAAGAGGGTGGAAATGGAGGGCAAAGATAAGGCGGGGGTTATTCTTTTCCTAAGCAAGATGCTCAACATTGATCTCATATTTATAGGGCAGCGTCGGAGTCTCTCTTCATCAATTTTAGG ATGTAGGCGGCCTGGAGGGTCTATGAGAGGAGTGGAAGACACAGCAGAGTATTTGATTGAGAATAGCAACTGCAACTGTGTTGGAGTTCAAAAAAAGGGCCAAAATGCAGGCTATCTTCTCAATACAAAAACCCACAAGAATTTTTGGCTCTTGGCATAA
- the LOC122276310 gene encoding uncharacterized protein LOC122276310 — protein MDKVVEAVEMTKKEWEEAYSRTQEHIKAIQLYGISREERNPNSNSLPRLNGLAQDGLALLSSLHFKLDLLAPQLPTDDQVQSATALLQSWKNQSHNLRLSLRNANLQAKANIRKAAQEERELLLGGGGESTIRRRNLQTKAGMTSAAESITDSLRRTRQLMVQEVERNATTLATFEESTGVLKKAESEYKGHRSLFMRTRNLLSTMQRQDVMDRLILAVGVFLFSCAVLYVVSKRIGILKLQRKVIAALKAGMVGQAEIGQRAGADGINLPQVHENAVHEVDIPLEQHMHDEL, from the exons ATGGACAAGGTGGTGGAGGCTGTAGAAATGACGAAGAAGGAGTGGGAAGAAGCGTATAGTCGGACGCAAGAGCATATAAAGGCGATACAATTGTACGGGATTTCTAGGGAGGAGAGGAATCCCAATTCGAATTCCCTTCCGAGATTGAACGGGCTCGCTCAGGACGGCTTGGCTCTCCTCTCCTCGCTCCACTTCAAGCTCGATCTTCTTGCGCCACAGTTGCCCACCGATGATCAAGTCCAATCTGCCACCGCGCTGCTTCAGTCTTGGAAGAACCAATCCCACAA TTTGCGATTAAGTCTGAGGAATGCCAATTTGCAAGCAAAGGCTAATATAAGGAAAGCTGCTCAGGAAGAG AGAGAACTTCTTTTGGGTGGTGGAGGGGAGTCCACAATTCGCAGACGCAACTTACA GACAAAAGCTGGAATGACTTCTGCTGCTGAAAGCATCACTGATAGCCTTCGCCGTACTCGCCAATTGATGGTTCAG GAGGTGGAAAGAAATGCAACCACACTTGCAACTTTCG AGGAATCAACGGGAGTTTTAAAGAAGGCTGAAAGTGAATACAAAGGGCACCGCTCATTGTTCATGAGAACTCGAAATTTACTCTCCACAATGCAACGTCAAGATGTCATGGACAG GCTGATACTTGCAGTTGGAGTTTTCTTGTTCTCATGTGCCGTTCTTTATGTTGTCTCAAAGCGCATTGGTATACTTAAGTTGCAGAGAAAGGTTATTGCTGCCCTAAAGGCTGGTATGGTGGGACAAGCAGAGATAGGACAAAGAGCTGGTGCAGATGGCATAAATCTTCCCCAGGTCCATGAAAATGCAGTTCATGAGGTGGATATTCCTTTAGAACAACATATGCATGATGAACTGTAA